In the genome of Streptomyces sp. SAI-127, the window AAGACCAACGACGGTTCGCGGGCGGCACACACCGAGCACACCGTGGCGATCACGGAGGCGGGCCCACGCGTCCTGACGGCCCGCTGAGTTAACCTGCCTCCCTGATCATGGCGGGCTCGGGGAGGGGCGTACGTGGGGTTCAAGCGGCTGTTCGGGATCGGGGATCCGGACGAGGCGATCGAGGTCGACACACAGATCCTGGGGCCGGTGTATCCGGGCGGGGACGTGCGGGGCGAGGTCATCCTCAGGGGCGGGTCGCGCGACATGCCCCTCCACTCCGTCTACCTGCGCATCTCCGCCCGCTGCACGGGCTACGACGGCGAGGAGCGCGACTACGAGTTCGACACCTGCTCCGCCAGGCCGTCGAACTTCACCCTGGGCAAGGGCGAGGAGAAGCGACTGACCTTCGCGGAACGGCTCTCCTGGGAGACACCGGTGAGTGAGCTCGGCGGCCAGGCTCTGGGGGTCGTGCTCTCGGTGAAGAGCCAGCTCTACCGCGACTGGAACCATGACCCCACCGACGTCGACAACGACCTGCTGCGCATCTCGGCCCTGCCCCTGCACGAGACCGTCATGGACGCCTTCGCGGAAGAGGGGTACTACTGCGACTCCGCGTACGTCGTCGATTCCTACGTCCCGAACACTGAACAGCACCGGGGTTTCCACCAGGCCTTCGTCCTTGCCGACCGCGCGCCCGGTCCGGGGCGGCCTGCGCAGCTGGAGGTCGTCTTCCAGACGAACGTCGTAGGGGCCCTGATCCATGTGCGGCGCGCCGCACCCGATGTGCGCGACTGGGACAGCAAACCCCCGGCCCGCCGCTTCACCGCCGCCCACCACGAGGCCGGCCACGTCGACTGGCGCCCGCAGATCCGCAAGACCCTCGGCGAGCTCGCGTTGCTCGACGACCGCTGAAAGTGCCCCACTCCCCCATCCGTGCGAAGGTGTAACCGGCTGACACCCGGGTTACCCGACCCCGTCACGTCGATCAGCGAGGGGATCCCCGGCCCGCGCGGGGATGCCGGATGGGAACGCCATGACCAGCGGATTCAGCGGACCGGAAGGCTATGACGCCTTCGGAGAGTTTCTCGCCCGTTTCTTCGGCGGACCGCGTCCCGGCCCCCGGCAGATCAACATCGGCCAGCTGCTGAGCCAGCCGGCCCGGGAGCTGGTGCGGGGCGCCGCCCAGTACGCCGCCGAGCACGGCAGCCGGGATCTGGACACCCAGCACCTGCTGCGGGCCGCGCTCGCCGCCGAGCCGACCCGGACCTTGCTGAGCCGGGCGGGTGCCGATCCCGACTCCCTCGCCTCGGAGATCGACGAACGCTCCGGCCCCGTCCAGCACCAGCCGGAAGAGGCCCCTCCACCCACCTCGCTGTCCCTCACCCCGGCCGCCAAGCGGGCCCTGCTGGACGCACACGACCTGGCCCGGGCCCGGGGCGCCGGTTACATCGGCCCGGAGCACGTCCTGAGCGCCCTGGCCGCGAATCCCGACTCGGCCGCCGGGCACATCCTGAACTCGGCCCGGTTCGCCTCCACCGGTCTGCCTCCCGAGACGGCCCCGGACTCCGGACAGCCCCGCGGCGAGGCACCGCGCAGCACGGGCACGCCCACGCTCGACAAGTACGGCCGCGATCTCACCGACCTGGCCCGCCAGGGCCGTATCGACCCGGTGATCGGACGGGACGAGGAGATCGAGCAGACCATCGAGGTGCTGTCCCGGCGTGGCAAGAACAACCCGGTGCTCATCGGCGACGCGGGCGTCGGCAAGACCGCCATCGTGGAGGGCCTGGCCCAGCGGATCGTCGACGGGGACGTGCCCGACGTGCTGACCGGGCGTCGGGTCTTCGCCCTCGACCTGACCGGGGTGGTGGCCGGCACCCGCTACCGGGGCGACTTCGAGGAGCGCCTGACGAACATCGTGGGCGAGATCGGCGACAACTCCGACCGGCTGATCGTCTTCATCGACGAGCTGCACACGGTCGTCGGCGCGGGCGGGGGCGGCGAGGGCGGCTCGCTGGACGCCGGGAACATCCTCAAGCCCGCCCTGGCCCGCGGCGAGCTGCACATCGTGGGCGCGACCACGCTGGAGGAGTTCCGCAGGATCGAGAAGGACGCGGCCCTGGCCCGCCGCTTCCAGCCGATCCTGGTGCCGGAGCCCACCGCGGCGGACGCGATCGAGATCCTGCGCGGGCTGCGCGACCGCTACGAGGCCCACCACCAGGTCCGCTACACCGACGAGGCACTGGTGGCCGCCGTGGAGCTGTCCGACCGCTATCTCCCCGACCGCCGTCTGCCGGACAAGGCGATCGACCTCATCGACCAGGCGGGGGCACGGGTACGCCTTCGCGCGCGGACCAAAGGCACCGACGTACGGGCCCTGGAGCGCGAGGTCGAGCAGCTGACCCGGGACAAGGACCAGGCGGTCGCCGACGAGCAGTACGAGCAGGCCACACAACTGCGCGACCGCATCACGGAGTTGAAGCAGCGGATCGGCGAGGCCACCGGGCACGACGAGGCCGACGAGGGCCAGCACCTGGAGGTCACCACGGAGGCCATCGCCCAGGTGGTGTCCCGGCTGACGGGCATCCCGGTCAGCAGCCTCACCGAGGAGGAGAAGGACCGGCTGCTCGGCCTGGAGCAGCACCTGCACGAGCGGGTGATCGGCCAGGACGAGGCCGTACGGGTCGTCTCGGACGCCGTGCTGCGCTCCCGCGCGGGCCTCGCGAGCCCGGACCGCCCGATCGGCAGCTTCCTCTTCCTCGGCCCGACGGGCGTCGGCAAGACCGAACTGGCCCGCGCCCTCGCCGAGTCCCTGTTCGGCAGCGAGGAACGCATGGTCCGGCTGGACATGAGCGAGTACCAGGAGCGGCACACGGTCAGCCGTCTGGTGGGCGCCCCGCCCGGATACGTCGGCCACGAGGAGGCGGGCCAGCTCACCGAGGTGGTCCGCAGGCACCCCTATTCGCTGCTGCTCCTGGACGAGGTGGAGAAGGCCCACCCTGACGTGTTCAACATCCTTCTCCAGGTCCTCGACGACGGACGGCTGACCGACTCCCAGGGCCGCACGGTCGACTTCACCAACACCGTCATCGTGATGACGAGCAACCTGGGCTCGGAGGCGATCACCCGCAGGGGCGCGGGCATCGGCTTCGGGCCGGGCGGAGCGGACTCGGACGAGGAGGCCCGCCGAGAGCGGATCCTGCGCCCCCTGCGCGAGCACTTCCGCCCCGAGTTCCTGAACCGCATCGACGAGATCGTCGTCTTCCGCCAGCTGACGGGTGATCAACTGCGCGAGATCACCAAGCTGTTGCTGGAGCGGACCCGCCGCCTGCTCCACGCCCAGGGCGTCGCGGTCGACTTCACCGACAGCGCGGTGGACTGGCTCGCCGAACGCGGCTACCAGCCGGAGTACGGCGCCCGCCCGCTGCGCCGCACGATCCAGCGGGAGGTCGACAACCGGCTGTCCCGCCTGCTCCTGGACGGCAGGATCGCGGACGGCGGCCGGGTGACGGTGGACACGGAGGCAGGCGGCTTGACGTTCAAGGAGGAGACTCCGTAGGTGCGCCACTGGCCCGCGCACCTACGGACAACTACGGCGCGGGGTACACCACTTGCGCGGATCCGCCGCCCCGGCGAACGGTCTCGGCGGCCGCCAGCCACTTCCCGCCCGGCAGCCGCTGCACCCCTGTCGCCGCCCCGATCTCCGGGTTCAGCTTGAACGAGTGCCCGATCGCCTCCAGCTGAGAGCGCACCCCACTGCTGTACAGCGCCGGCTCCAGC includes:
- a CDS encoding ATP-dependent Clp protease ATP-binding subunit; this translates as MTSGFSGPEGYDAFGEFLARFFGGPRPGPRQINIGQLLSQPARELVRGAAQYAAEHGSRDLDTQHLLRAALAAEPTRTLLSRAGADPDSLASEIDERSGPVQHQPEEAPPPTSLSLTPAAKRALLDAHDLARARGAGYIGPEHVLSALAANPDSAAGHILNSARFASTGLPPETAPDSGQPRGEAPRSTGTPTLDKYGRDLTDLARQGRIDPVIGRDEEIEQTIEVLSRRGKNNPVLIGDAGVGKTAIVEGLAQRIVDGDVPDVLTGRRVFALDLTGVVAGTRYRGDFEERLTNIVGEIGDNSDRLIVFIDELHTVVGAGGGGEGGSLDAGNILKPALARGELHIVGATTLEEFRRIEKDAALARRFQPILVPEPTAADAIEILRGLRDRYEAHHQVRYTDEALVAAVELSDRYLPDRRLPDKAIDLIDQAGARVRLRARTKGTDVRALEREVEQLTRDKDQAVADEQYEQATQLRDRITELKQRIGEATGHDEADEGQHLEVTTEAIAQVVSRLTGIPVSSLTEEEKDRLLGLEQHLHERVIGQDEAVRVVSDAVLRSRAGLASPDRPIGSFLFLGPTGVGKTELARALAESLFGSEERMVRLDMSEYQERHTVSRLVGAPPGYVGHEEAGQLTEVVRRHPYSLLLLDEVEKAHPDVFNILLQVLDDGRLTDSQGRTVDFTNTVIVMTSNLGSEAITRRGAGIGFGPGGADSDEEARRERILRPLREHFRPEFLNRIDEIVVFRQLTGDQLREITKLLLERTRRLLHAQGVAVDFTDSAVDWLAERGYQPEYGARPLRRTIQREVDNRLSRLLLDGRIADGGRVTVDTEAGGLTFKEETP
- a CDS encoding sporulation protein, yielding MGFKRLFGIGDPDEAIEVDTQILGPVYPGGDVRGEVILRGGSRDMPLHSVYLRISARCTGYDGEERDYEFDTCSARPSNFTLGKGEEKRLTFAERLSWETPVSELGGQALGVVLSVKSQLYRDWNHDPTDVDNDLLRISALPLHETVMDAFAEEGYYCDSAYVVDSYVPNTEQHRGFHQAFVLADRAPGPGRPAQLEVVFQTNVVGALIHVRRAAPDVRDWDSKPPARRFTAAHHEAGHVDWRPQIRKTLGELALLDDR